A genome region from Lutra lutra chromosome 11, mLutLut1.2, whole genome shotgun sequence includes the following:
- the LOC125081220 gene encoding leucine-rich repeat and guanylate kinase domain-containing protein-like yields MFEWLCYIIPNIFYRGPVPAPVINGLHYFTALELQKNFELCEDYFKAPIGPYSERSGKDSHLLKNYSTIFHAYPWLKDMSSQPPEGSGYSRPGSAVSDGEADQALRELYKHSLPWDKVPVQHRRHTVSVISHPGFNTKLILPPIPQGRK; encoded by the exons ATGTTTGAGTGGTTATGTTACattattccaaatatattttacag GGGTCCAGTGCCAGCACCTGTTATCAATGGTCTACATTATTTTACAGCTTTAGAACTGCAGAAAAATTTTGAGCTTtgtgaagattattttaaagctCCCATTGGACCGTATTCCGAGAGGAG TGGCAAGGATTCCCACCTTCTCAAGAACTACTCTACGATATTTCATGCTTATCCATGGTTGAAAGACATgtcttctcagcctccagaggGCAGTGGTTACTCTCGCCCGGGATCAGCAGTAAGTGATGGTGAGGCTGATCAGGCCCTAAGAG AGCTATATAAACACTCACTTCCATGGGACAAAGTGCCTGTCCAACACAGAAGACACACGGTCTCGGTCATCAGCCACCCAGGTTTCAACACCAAACTCATCCTCCCTCCAATCCCTCAGGGCCGCAAGTAG